The DNA window CGATCCGGTCATTGAAGCGGTCCGGATGCGGTTGCGACGACTCGGGCAAGACATGAATCGGCTGCTGGATGGAATTGCAGCGCGGCATGATCTGACGTTGGGCGATTGGGAGACGCTCTCTGCGTTGCGGCGTGGTGGTGCGCCGTATGCATCGACGCCGACAGCGCTGGCGCGTGCGCTGGGCGTGACTTCCGGAACGATCAGCGTGCGGTTGGAGCGGTTGCAGCGCGCCGGACTGATCGAGCCGACCGCCAACCCCGCCGACGGGCGCGGGCGACCGGTGCAGTTGACCGCCACTGGCGCGGAGCGCTGGCATGCGGCGACCGCTGATCGCACGGCGCTCGAAGCGCGGCTCATCAACGAGGCGCTCGATCCGGATGAGATTGGAGTCCTCAACGACCTGCTCCGCAGGTTCGCATTGCGCGTCGAAGGAGCAGCGGGCGGCGATCACGGTTCCGATGCAGTGTGACCCTTCGTCGCATCTGCAGACACGTGCCTGAATCGTCACCGCGCCTTCATGCCGATTTCAGCATCGCTGCCTAGACTGAGTACAGGTCGCGCTGGAGCGCGATGCTATACTTGAGTCGTTCTGACTCAACTTATGCCCGGTCGATACGT is part of the Thermomicrobiales bacterium genome and encodes:
- a CDS encoding MarR family transcriptional regulator — encoded protein: MAEQHDAVDRVFDAWMAELPGVDPVIEAVRMRLRRLGQDMNRLLDGIAARHDLTLGDWETLSALRRGGAPYASTPTALARALGVTSGTISVRLERLQRAGLIEPTANPADGRGRPVQLTATGAERWHAATADRTALEARLINEALDPDEIGVLNDLLRRFALRVEGAAGGDHGSDAV